The Ramlibacter sp. PS4R-6 nucleotide sequence CCTCCCGGCGGCGCGGCAGGAACCAGGCGCGCTCGGCGACCCAGTACAGCCCGGTGACCAGCGTGGCGACGAACAGCAGCAGCGCGAAGTTGCCTTCCAGCACGCCGACGTACCAGGCGCCCGCGTATCCGACGAACGCCGCGAGGACCGCGGCGGTGAGGAAAGGCATCACCGTTATTCCTCGACCTGGAGGATGGCGAGGAAGGCTTCCTGCGGGACTTCGACGGAGCCGATCTGCTTCATGCGTTTCTTGCCTGCCTTCTGTTTTTCGAGGAGCTTGCGCTTGCGGGTGATGTCCCCGCCGTAGCACTTGGCCAGCACGTTCTTGCGCAGGGCCTTGACGGTTTCGCGCGCAATGATATTCGCTCCGATGGCCGCCTGGATCGCCACGTCGAACATCTGGCGGCTGATGATCTCGCGCATCTTGCCGACCACGGCCCGCGCCCGGTACGGCGCCTGGCTGCGGTGGACGATGATCGACAGGGCGTCGATCTTGTCGCCGTTGAGCAGGATGTCCACCTTCACGACGTCCGCCGCGCGGTACTCCTTGAAGTGGTAGTCCATCGACGCGTAGCCGCGGCTGACCGACTTCAGCTTGTCGAAGAAGTCCAGCACGATCTCGCCCAGCGGCAGGTCGTAGGTGAGCATGACCTGCTTGCCGTGGTAGGCCATGTTCAGCTGGACGCCGCGCTTCTGGTTGGCCAGCGTCATGACGGGGCCGACGTATTCCTGCGGCATGTACAGCTGCACGTTGACGATCGGCTCGCGGATCTCCTGGATGCGGCCCTGCTCGGGCATCTTGGCCGGGTTCTCCACCAGGATGACCTCGCCGTCGCCCTTGAGCACCTCGTAGACCACCGAAGGCGCGGTGGTGATCAGGTCCTGGTCGAACTCGCGCTCCAGGCGCTCCTGCACGATGTCCATGTGCAGCAGGCCCAGGAAGCCGCAGCGGAAGCCGAAGCCCAGCGCCTGGCTCACCTCCGGCTCGTAGTGCAGCGACGAGTCGTTGAGCTTGAGCTTCTCCAGCGCATCGCGCAGGGAGTCGTACTCGCTGGCCTCGACCGGGTACAGGCCCGCGAACACCTGCGGCTGGATCTGCTTGAAGCCGGGCAGCGGCTCGGTGGCGGTCCCGGCGTTGTTCGGCAGCTTCTTCTCGAGCGTGACCGTGTCGCCCACCTTCGCCGCCTGCAGCTCCTTGATGCCCGCGATGATGTACCCCACCTCGCCGGCCTCGAGCGCCTCGCGCGGCTCGTTGCCCGGCGTGAAGACGCCCAGCTGGTTGGCCTCGTAGGCGGCGTCGGTCGCCATCAGCTTGATGCGGTCGCCCTTGGCGAGCCGGCCGTCGACGACGCGCACGAGCATCACGACGCCGACGTAGCTGTCGAACCAGCTGTCGATGATCATGGCGCGCAGGGGGGCGTCGGCCTGGCCCCGCGGCGCCGGGATCCTGGCGACGATCGCCTCCAGGATCTCGTCGATGCCCATGCCGGTCTTGGCCGAGCACGGGATCGCCTGCGACGCGTCGATGCCGATCACGTCCTCGACTTCGCGCTTGGCGTTCTCGGGATCGGCCTGCGGCAGGTCCATCTTGTTCAGGACCGGCAGCACCTCCACGCCGAGGTCGAGCGCGGTGTAGCAGTTGGCGACCGTCTGCGCCTCGACGCCCTGGCTCGCATCGACGACGAGCAGCGCGCCTTCGCACGCCGACAGCGAACGCGAAACCTCGTACGAGAAGTCGACGTGGCCCGGCGTGTCGATCAGATTGAGGTTGTAGATGCGCCCGTCGCGGGCTTCGTAGCGCAGTGCCGCGGTCTGCGCCTTGATGGTTATCCCACGCTCCTTTTCGAGATCCATCGAGTCGAGCACCTGCTCTTCCATCTCGCGATCCGACAGCCCGCCGCAACGCTGGATCAAGCGATCGGCGAGCGTCGACTTGCCGTGGTCGATGTGCGCGATGATCGAAAAGTTTCTGATGTGGTTCATCAACGGAACGACTTAAGTGATTGAATTCAAACGCGCGAAGGCAAGAAAAAAGGGCGCGTCGAGTGGCGACGCGCCCTGAACCAACAATCTATGGCAACTGCGATAGTTGGAGCTTCATTGTAGGCAAAACGCGCCGGGCGTACAGACGCAACCCCGCCCGCCAAGGGTCGTTGCAGTCCAACAACAAGCTTCTTAATCACAGGTTATCAACAAAAATTGGGAAGAGCTGGTGGGACAAGTTGTGGGCGATCTGTGGATCGGCCTTGGATGGCTGGAAAGCCTTCCGCATCGTGGTTCCCAAGCCCCGCGATATGCGGCCAATCGGGTGTCGAGCCGGGCGATTCTATCGAAAAAGACACGTAGCCCTCCAAAAAGTTAGTGTTCGCCAACTTATTGCGGCCCTTTCGGCCCCGCAAAAAAATTTTTGGGGCCGTGTCATTTCGGCGAAGTCACCTGAACAAAGAGCCCCAAACCCGAGTGCGGGTTGGGGCTTTGGCCCGGCAGGAGCCGGTCAGCGGGCCGGGCGGATCACCAGGATCGCAGCCAGCTCGCCGCGGCGCACGTAGACGGCCACCGGCTTGGCGCGGTCCACCTTGGCGACGGCCGCCTCGAAGTCGCGCACGTTGTTGATCTCGCTGTTGGCGATCTGCGTGATCACGTCGCCTTCGCGGATGCCGGCGCGCGCCGCCGCTTCCGTGGCCGCATCGACCTTCACGCCGCCGCGCAGCTTCAGCTCCTTCTTCTGCGCGTCGGTGAGCTCGCTCACCTGCAGGCCGATGGACTGCGCGGCGGGCGAACCCTTGGGCTTCTCGTCCTTCTGCGGCGAGGACGCGCGCGCGGAGCGCTCCTGCTCGAATTCCGCGACGGTGACGGCGAGTTCGCGCGTCTGGCCCTTGCGGAACACCGTGAGCGTCGCGCGCGTGCCGGGCTTGGTGTTGCCCACCATGCGCGGCAGGTCGGTGGCGCGGTCGATGGTGTTGCCGTTGAACTTGGTGATGATGTCGTTCGGCTCGATACCCGCCTTGTCGGCCGGCGAGCCGCTCTCGACGCTGCGCACCAGCGCTCCCTGCGGGCGGCCCAGGCCGATGGACTCGGCGACGTCGCGCGACACCTGGTCGATGGACACGCCGATGCGCCCGCGCGTGACCTTGCCGGCCGTGCGCAATTGCTCGCTGACGCGGATGGCCTCGTCGATCGGGATCGCGAACGAGATGCCCATGTAGCCTCCCGAGCGCGAGTAGATCTGGCTGTTGATGCCCACCACCTCGCCGCGCATGTTGATCAGCGGGCCGCCGGAGTTGCCGGGGTTGATCGCGACGTCGGTCTGGATGAGCGGCAGGTAGTCGCCCGTGTCGCGCTGCTTGGCGCTCACGATGCCTGCCGTGACGGTGCTTTCCAGGCCGAAGGGCGAGCCGATGGCCAGCACCCATTCGCCCACGCGCAGCTTGCCGACGTCGCCGACCTTCACGTAGGGCAGGTTCGTGCCTTCGATCTTCACGACCGCGACGTCGGTGCGCTTGTCCAGGCCGACGATCTTGGCCTTGAGCTCGCGCTTGTCGGTGAGCGTCACGATCACTTCGTCGGCGCCGTCGACCACGTGTGCATTGGTCATCACGAAGCCGTCGGGCGAGAGGATGAAGCCGGAGCCCAGGCCGCGCGGCTGCTCGCGGTTGTCCTCGTCGGGCTGCGGGCGTTGCGGCCGTTGGGGGCGCCGCGGCTGGTCGGGCGTGCCGGGCGCGGGCTGGCCGAAGAAGCGGCGGAAGAACTCGCGCATCTCCTCGTCCATGTTGTCGGGCAGGCCGGTAGCGGCCTTCGCGCGCTCGAGCGTGCGGATGCCCACGACGGCGGGGCCGACCTGCTCGGCGAGGTCGGCGAAGTCGGGCAGGTTGCGGCCCGCCTGGGCGTGCGTGCTTTCGTGCGGCACGAGTGCCAGCGTGCCGGCACCGAGGGCGAACGCGATCGCGAGCGTCCATGCGCGCAGCGGGTTCCAGGGGGTACGGGTCATGTCGGCCTTTCGGGAAAACGTCAATGCTGGGGGATGCGGAACGATTTGGGGGCTCATCTGCGCCGCTCAAGGCCCTGGGCGAAGGCGCGCAGCGTGGCCGGGGGCACCTCGCCCACCGCCGTGAGCCACCAGTCCTGCACGCGGCGCGTGAGCGTCTGCGTCGCGCCGCTGGCGAAGAGCCCTTCCTGCACGTGGCGGCGCGCGTCGTAGGGCTCGATGAAGAGGGATACCGCGGCCAGCCCATCGGAGAACACCCATTGCATCGCGCCCTGCGGCGCGGGCTGGCCCGCAACGGGCCGCTTGTAGCAACTGATGGGCTTGAAGCCGGGCGGCGGGGCGGGCAGCTGCCAGCCCTCGCCTTCGGCCGTCGTCTTGCTGACGTCCAGGCTTTCGATGCGCCAGCCCTGCGTGGCCGCCATCATCTGCGTGAGCTTGTCGGCGCGCACCGGCGTGTCGAGCGCGAGCTCCGAGAACGCCGACTGCTCCAGGACGTTGCCGTCGCCGTCCACCGTCTGCAGCTTCACCACGAGGCCCGAGCGGCGCTCGCTCCAGATGCGGTAGCCGAAGCGCAAGTTGTCGCGCGGCGCGAGCTGCACCACGTCGGCCTCGAAGCCGGCCACGCGGTCGCCGCCGACACGGCGCGCGACGTAGTACTCGGGGATCGCGCTCTCGGTCGACTTCAGCAGGTTCGTGAAGAGGCCCAGCGACTCGCGCTTTTCGGTGCGCACCACATGCGCCTCGGGGAAAAAAGTGACCACCTGCTCGTTGCGGCGGAAGACGGAGCGCGGCGCGCCCGTGAGGGCTTCCACGCGCTCGACCTGCACCTCGCCTTCGTAGGCGTGCCAGATGCGCGCGCTGGACATGCCGCCGCCGATCGAGGACACGACGAAGGTGCCGACGTAGCTGCGGATCTTCGAGGCCTCGTGCATGCGCACCAGCCATTCGCTCACCGTGCGGTCCTTCAGCTGCGCCGACGCCGGGGGCGCGGGCTGCGCATTCACGAAGCCGAAACCGAAACCGAGCCCGACGGCGACGAGGCCGCGTGCGAAGCTGCGTTTGGTGGGAAGCGTCGTCGGCATGGACGGCGGGTCAGCGCGCGGGCGTGTCGAAGGTGGCGTTGCGCAGGTAGCCCGCGGGCGCCACGAGGGTCGCACCGCCGAGCTGGCGGTGGGCCGCCATGAACTCGTCCAGGCGCGGGTCGCGGATCATCACGCCGCGTTCGGAGCTGGTGAGCACCGTGCCGCCCGCCGCGCGCGACGCGGCCAGCTGCGCGCCCTCCTGCCGGCCCGGCGCCGTGCCGATGAGCGTCCAGGCAATCGCCGAAACGGCGGCGAACGACGCGGCGCCCGCCACGACCTTCCAGCGGAAACTGCCGTCGTTCGCGGCCTCCGTAGCGCGCGGCGCCGCGGCAACCAGCGCAGCCGCCTGGAAGGCGGCGGCAGGTTCCTCGCGCAGGCGCTCCTGCAGGCGGGCCAGGAAGCCGTCCGATGGCGCGCAGTGCGCCAGGTCGCTGGAGCGCAGCACGTCCCCGATCAGGTGGTACGCATGCCATGCCTCGCGCGCGGCCTCGTCCGTGCTCGCGATCTCGACCCCGCGGGCGAACGCCTCGCCGGCCAGTTGCCCATCGGCCAGTGCCGACACCATCTCGCGCTTGTCCATGTTCTCCATATCCGCCAACTCCGTGCTTCCGCCTTGTTCTGACTACCAGCGTTTGCCCGACTGGTTCTCCAGCAGGGGCTTGACCTTGGCCGAGATCGCCTCGCGCGCCCGGAAAATCCGCGAGCGCACCGTGCCGATCGGGCAATTCATCACTTCCGCGATCTCTTCGTAGCTCAGGCCCTCGATCTCGCGCAGGGTGACCGCCTGCCGCAGTTCCTCGGGCAGCGCCTCCATGGCCGAGTTGACCGTGGCGGCGATTTCCTTGGCGGCGAGCACCGTTTCGGGTGTCTCCGCGCTGGTTAGTTCGTTCTCCACGCCGGAAGTTTCATCGTCGTCGTCGCCCCCGCCCCTCAGGGCCGATTCGGAGACGGTGGGGTCCCGCTTGAGGTCCACCAGGGCCTTCTTGGCCGTGTTGACGGCGATCCGGTACAGCCACGTGTAGAACTGGGCATCGCCGCGGAACTGGGCCAGGGCCCGGTAGGCACGGATGAAGGTTTCCTGGGCGATGTCCTGGACCAGGTCCTGGTCGCGCACCATGCGGCCGATCAGGCGCTCGATGCGGCGCTGGTACTTGATCACCAGCAGCTCGAAGGCGCGCTGGTCGCCTGCCACCGTGCGCTGCACCAGCATCAGGTCGGTCGGCGCGGGCGCGGGCGTCGCTGCGGGAGGCGTTCTCGTCATGGGGGAACGCGCGAATATACGGCACGGCGCAGGTCGTCCCAGGTCGCGGGCTGCGCGCGCCTCTCGGCCCACAGCCAGCGCACCGGCCCCGACTCCGGGCGCCAGCGCAGCAGCAGGACTTGCTGGAGATCGAGGACGGGTTCGGGCATGCCCCCTTCAGCTTGGGGCGAAGCCGCCCAACTCCAGCCCTCGCCGTTCCACGCCAGCGTGCCCTGCGGCGAGCGCTGCCAGGAGCGCCAGGCGACCAGCCCCGCGGCGGCGAGCACGCAGCCGGCGCCGGCGAGCCGTGCGGGCGACGCCTGCACCTGCGCCGACCACAGCGCCACGCCAGCGGCGGCCAGCAGCCAGGCGCATGCGCAGGCCATGGCCGCAAAACGCGAACGCCCCACCGGATGGCTCACCGATGGGGCGCCGTGCATCGAATCGAAGGCTTACTGGAAGCGCTTGAACACCAGCGTGCCGTTGGTGCCGCCGAAGCCGAAGTTGTTCTTGAGCGCGTAGTCGATCTTCACGTCCCGCGCGGTGTTGGCGCAGTAGTCCAGGTCGCACTCCGGGTCCTGGTTGAAGATGTTGATGGTGGGCGGGCTCTTCTGGTGGTGGACGGCGAGCACCGTGAACACCGACTCGATGCCGCCCGCGCCGCCCAGCAGGTGGCCCGTCATGGACTTCGTGGAATTCACCACGAGCTTCTTCGCCGCGTCGGCGCCGAAGGCCGCCTTGATGGCGTTGGTCTCGTTGATGTCGCCCAGCGGCGTGGAGGTGCCATGCGCGTTGAGGTAGTGGACCTGGTCCGGGTTGACACCGGCGTTGCGCATGGCGTTGACCATCGAGCGGCGCGGGCCGTCGACGTCGGGGGCGGTCATGTGGTACGCATCGCCGCTCATGCCGAAGCCGACGAGCTCCGCGTAGATCTTCGCGCCGCGGGCCTTGGCGTGCTCGAGCTCCTCGAGCACCATCACGCCGCCGCCTTCGCCCAGCACGAAGCCGTCGCGGTCCTTGTCCCAGGGGCGGGAGGCCGTCTTGGGGTCGTCATTGCGCGTCGAGAGCGCGCGCGCCGCGGCGAAGCCGCCGATGCCCAAAGGCGAGACGGTCGATTCGGCGCCGCCCGCCACCATCACGTCGGCGTCGCCGCATTCGATGAGGCGCGCGCCCAGCCCGATCGCGTGCAGGCCGGTCGTGCAGGCCGTGACCACGGACAGGTTCGGGCCCTTGAAGCCGTACTTGATCGACACGTGCCCCGAGATCATGTTGATGATCGAGGCGGGCACGAAGAAGGGGGAGATGCGGCGCGGGCCGCGGTTCACGAGTTCGGCGTGGGTCTCTTCGATCATCGGCAGGCCGCCGATGCCCGCGCCCACGTTGCAGCCGATGCGCTCCGCCAGCTCGGGCTTGAGCGCGTCGCCCGTCGGCAGGCCGCTGTCGGCCACGGCCTGGAACGAGGCCGCCAGCCCGAGGTGGATGAAGCGGTCCATGTGGCGCGCTTCCTTCTCGGGAATGTAGTCGGCGACGTTGAAGCCCTTGACCTCGCCGGCGAACTTGCAGGCGAAGTTGGCCGCGTCGAACTGCGTGATGAAGTCGATGCCCGGCTTGCCGGCGAGCAGGTTGGACCAGCTCTCGGCGACGGTGTTGCCCACCGGGCTCACGCAGCCCAGTCCCGTGACGACGACGCGGCGGCGAACCATGAGCGGGATCAGGCCTTCTGGTGGGCGTTGGCGTAATCGATGGCGTTCTGCACCGTCGTGATCTTCTCGGCGTCCTCGTCCGGGATCTCGATGCCGAACTCGTCCTCGAGCGCCATCACGAGTTCCACGGTGTCGAGGGAGTCGGCGCCGAGGTCGGCCACGAAGGACTTTTCGTTGGTGACCTGGGACTCCTCCACGCCGAGCTGCTCGGCGATGATTTTCTTGACACGTGCTTCGATATCGCTCATTGGGTTCCCTCTGGCGGGTTGTGAATGAATCGGCAATTCTAGCTTTTGGCGGGTGGCCGGCCCCGTAGGCCGGCCACCCGGCCGCTCAGGCCATGAACATGCCGCCGTTGACGTGGATTTCCTGGCCGGTGATGTAGCCCGCCTGGGGCGAAGCCACAAAGGCAACGGCCTGGGCAATGTCGGCGGGCTTGCCCAGGTGGCCCAGCGGGATCTGGCCCAGCAATGCCTTCTGCTGCTCTTCCGGCAGGGCGGACGTCATGTCCGTCTCGATGAAGCCGGGGGCGATGCAATTGACCGTGATGCCGCGGCTTCCCAGCTCCCGGGCCAGCGCGCGGGTCATGCCGGCAACGCCTGCCTTGGCGGCGGCGTAATTGGCCTGCCCGGGGTTGCCGGATGCGCCGACGACCGACGTGATGTTCACGATGCGGCCATAGCGCTGCTTCATCATCGTGCGCATCACGGCGCGGCTCATCCGGAAGACAGCCTTGAGGTTGGTGTCCAGCACCGCGTCCCAGTCCTCGTCCTTCAGGCGCATGGCGAGCATGTCGCGCGTGATGCCGGCGTTGTTCACCAGGACCTGCAGGGCCCCGTGCTCCTTGACGACGGAGTCGACCAGGGCTTCGGCGGCCTGGGCATCGTTCACGTCAAGGACCGCGCCCTTGCTGCCCGCGAAGGCGGCGAGCGCCTGCGTGACCCTGGCCGCGCCGTCGGCGGAGGTCGCCGTGCCGATGACCTTCATGCCGCGTTGGGCGAGTTCGTGCGCGATCGCCGCGCCGATGCCGCGCGAGGCGCCGGTGACCAGGGCCACCTGCCCTTCGAATTTGGTGTTCATGCGAGCGCCCCTTTCGCCTCGGCGAGCGTCGCCGGGTCGAACATCGCCATGCCGGTGAGTTCGGCGTCGATGCGCTTGGCCATGCCGGCCAGCACCTTGCCGGGGCCGCACTCGACGATCGTCGTGACGCCGCGCGACTTGATCGCCTGCACGCACTCGACCCAGCGCACCGGGCCGAAGGCCTGCTCGTACAGGGCGGCGCGGATGCGGTCGGGATCGGATTCCGCCTTCACCTCGATGTTGTTCACCACCGGGATGCGCGGGGACGCGAATGTCGTCTCGGCCAGCTTCACCTTCAGCTTTTCGGCGGCGGGCTTCATCAGGCTGGAATGGAACGGGGCGGACACGGGCAGTGGCAACGCGCGCTTCGCGCCCATGGCCTTCAGCAGCTCGCAGGCCTTGTCGACGCCGGCCTTGCTGCCGGCGATGACGGTCTGAGCGGGGTCGTTGAAGTTCACGGCCTCGACCACTTCGCCCGAGGACTGGCGCTGCGCCTCGGCGCAGCCCTCGATCACCTTCTGCGGATCGAGGCCGAGGATGGCGGCCATCGCGCCGGTCCCCACGGGCACGGCTTCCTGCATGGCGCGGGCGCGGAAGCGCACAAGCGGCGCGGCATCGGCCAGCGCCAGCGCCCCGGCGCACACCAGCGCGGAGTACTCGCCCAGCGAGTGGCCCGCCATCACCGCCGGGTCGGCGCCGCCCTCGGCCTTCCAGACTCGGAAGGCCGCGACGCCCGCGACCAGCATCACGGGCTGCGTGTTGGTGGTGAGTGCCAGCGACTCCTTCGGGCCTTCCTTGATCAGGCGGCCGACGTCCTCGCCGAGTGCGTCGGAAGCTTCGCGCAGGGTCGCCGCGACCTCCGGATGGCCGCCCCATGCGTCGAGCATGCCGACCGACTGCGATCCCTGCCCGGGAAAGACAAATGCGAACGGTTTCATGGTGTTCTTCTAGAAATCGAGGAGGACCGCGCCCCAGGTGAAGCCGCCGCCGACGCCTTCGAGCATCAGCGTATCGCCCTTCTTCACCTTGCCGCTGCGCACCGCGGCGTCCAGTGCCAGCGGGATGGAGGCCGCCGACGTGTTGCCGTGCTCGTCCACCGTGACGACCAGCTTGGCCAGGGGCAGTTTCAGCTTCTTGGCCGTGCCTTGCATGATGCGGATGTTGGCCTGGTGCGGGATGAGCCAGTCGATGTCGGCGTCGGTGCGGCCGGCCTTGGCGAGCGTGGCGCGCGCGGCGTCCTCGAGCACGCCCACGGCGAGCTTGAACACCGCCTGCCCGTCCATCTTGAGCAGCGGGTCGCCGAGCACCTGCCCGCCCGAGACGGTGCCGGGCACGCACAGGATGCCCACGTGCTTGCCGTCGGCATGCAGGTCGCTCGCGAGGATGCCCGGCGTGTCGGAAGCTTCGAGCACCACGGCGCCGGCGCCGTCGCCGAACAGCACGCAGGTCGTGCGGTCGTTGAAGTCGAGGATGCGCGAGAACACTTCGGCGCCCACCACGAGCGCCTTGCTGGCGGCCCCGGTTCGGATCATCGAATCGGCCACCGTCAGCGCGTAGACGAAGCCGCTGCACACGGCCTGCACGTCGAAAGCCGCGCAGCCCGCGATGCCCAGCTTGTTCTGCATGATGCAGGCGGCCGAGGGGAAGATCATGTCCGGCGTGGACGTCGCGACGATGATCAGGTCGATCTGTTCGGGCTTCAGGCCCGCCGCCTCCAGCGCGTGGCGCGCGGCATGCGCGCCGAGGTCGCTGGTGTTGACGCCTTCGTCGGCGAAGTGGCGGGCGCGGATACCGGTGCGCTCGATGATCCACTGGTCGGAGGTCTCGATGCCCTTGGCCGCGAGCTGCGCCGCGAGGTCGTCGTTCGTCACGCGGCGCGGCGGCAGGTAGCTGCCGGTGCCGGTGATGCGGGAGTATCGGTTCATGGGACTAGGGCGGCGTCGGCGGATTGGGCGTCGCCGTCGCCGGCGGCGAGCAGCGGACGCGCGTGGGCGATACGGGCCTGGACGCGCTCGAGCAGGTTGTTCCGGGCCGCATCATACGCGCGCACCAGCGCCTGTTCGAAGGCGAAGGCATCGGCGGAGCCGTGGCTCTTGAACACCAGGCCGCGCAGGCCCAGCAGCGCGGCGCCGTTGTAGCGGCGGTAGTCGACGCGGTTCTTGAAGGCCGTGAGCACCGGCAGCGCGACGAGCGCCGCCAACTTGGTCAGGGGGTTGCGCGAGAACTCCTCCTTCAGGAAGCCGCCGATCATCGACGCGAGGCCCTCGCTGGTCTTCAGGGCCACGTTGCCCACGAAGCCATCGCACACCACGATGTCCGTCGTGCCCTTGAAGATGTCGTT carries:
- the rpoE gene encoding RNA polymerase sigma factor RpoE; translated protein: MTRTPPAATPAPAPTDLMLVQRTVAGDQRAFELLVIKYQRRIERLIGRMVRDQDLVQDIAQETFIRAYRALAQFRGDAQFYTWLYRIAVNTAKKALVDLKRDPTVSESALRGGGDDDDETSGVENELTSAETPETVLAAKEIAATVNSAMEALPEELRQAVTLREIEGLSYEEIAEVMNCPIGTVRSRIFRAREAISAKVKPLLENQSGKRW
- a CDS encoding DegQ family serine endoprotease, with translation MTRTPWNPLRAWTLAIAFALGAGTLALVPHESTHAQAGRNLPDFADLAEQVGPAVVGIRTLERAKAATGLPDNMDEEMREFFRRFFGQPAPGTPDQPRRPQRPQRPQPDEDNREQPRGLGSGFILSPDGFVMTNAHVVDGADEVIVTLTDKRELKAKIVGLDKRTDVAVVKIEGTNLPYVKVGDVGKLRVGEWVLAIGSPFGLESTVTAGIVSAKQRDTGDYLPLIQTDVAINPGNSGGPLINMRGEVVGINSQIYSRSGGYMGISFAIPIDEAIRVSEQLRTAGKVTRGRIGVSIDQVSRDVAESIGLGRPQGALVRSVESGSPADKAGIEPNDIITKFNGNTIDRATDLPRMVGNTKPGTRATLTVFRKGQTRELAVTVAEFEQERSARASSPQKDEKPKGSPAAQSIGLQVSELTDAQKKELKLRGGVKVDAATEAAARAGIREGDVITQIANSEINNVRDFEAAVAKVDRAKPVAVYVRRGELAAILVIRPAR
- the lepA gene encoding translation elongation factor 4, which produces MNHIRNFSIIAHIDHGKSTLADRLIQRCGGLSDREMEEQVLDSMDLEKERGITIKAQTAALRYEARDGRIYNLNLIDTPGHVDFSYEVSRSLSACEGALLVVDASQGVEAQTVANCYTALDLGVEVLPVLNKMDLPQADPENAKREVEDVIGIDASQAIPCSAKTGMGIDEILEAIVARIPAPRGQADAPLRAMIIDSWFDSYVGVVMLVRVVDGRLAKGDRIKLMATDAAYEANQLGVFTPGNEPREALEAGEVGYIIAGIKELQAAKVGDTVTLEKKLPNNAGTATEPLPGFKQIQPQVFAGLYPVEASEYDSLRDALEKLKLNDSSLHYEPEVSQALGFGFRCGFLGLLHMDIVQERLEREFDQDLITTAPSVVYEVLKGDGEVILVENPAKMPEQGRIQEIREPIVNVQLYMPQEYVGPVMTLANQKRGVQLNMAYHGKQVMLTYDLPLGEIVLDFFDKLKSVSRGYASMDYHFKEYRAADVVKVDILLNGDKIDALSIIVHRSQAPYRARAVVGKMREIISRQMFDVAIQAAIGANIIARETVKALRKNVLAKCYGGDITRKRKLLEKQKAGKKRMKQIGSVEVPQEAFLAILQVEE
- the fabD gene encoding ACP S-malonyltransferase, producing the protein MKPFAFVFPGQGSQSVGMLDAWGGHPEVAATLREASDALGEDVGRLIKEGPKESLALTTNTQPVMLVAGVAAFRVWKAEGGADPAVMAGHSLGEYSALVCAGALALADAAPLVRFRARAMQEAVPVGTGAMAAILGLDPQKVIEGCAEAQRQSSGEVVEAVNFNDPAQTVIAGSKAGVDKACELLKAMGAKRALPLPVSAPFHSSLMKPAAEKLKVKLAETTFASPRIPVVNNIEVKAESDPDRIRAALYEQAFGPVRWVECVQAIKSRGVTTIVECGPGKVLAGMAKRIDAELTGMAMFDPATLAEAKGALA
- the fabG gene encoding 3-oxoacyl-ACP reductase FabG, whose product is MNTKFEGQVALVTGASRGIGAAIAHELAQRGMKVIGTATSADGAARVTQALAAFAGSKGAVLDVNDAQAAEALVDSVVKEHGALQVLVNNAGITRDMLAMRLKDEDWDAVLDTNLKAVFRMSRAVMRTMMKQRYGRIVNITSVVGASGNPGQANYAAAKAGVAGMTRALARELGSRGITVNCIAPGFIETDMTSALPEEQQKALLGQIPLGHLGKPADIAQAVAFVASPQAGYITGQEIHVNGGMFMA
- a CDS encoding beta-ketoacyl-ACP synthase III — its product is MNRYSRITGTGSYLPPRRVTNDDLAAQLAAKGIETSDQWIIERTGIRARHFADEGVNTSDLGAHAARHALEAAGLKPEQIDLIIVATSTPDMIFPSAACIMQNKLGIAGCAAFDVQAVCSGFVYALTVADSMIRTGAASKALVVGAEVFSRILDFNDRTTCVLFGDGAGAVVLEASDTPGILASDLHADGKHVGILCVPGTVSGGQVLGDPLLKMDGQAVFKLAVGVLEDAARATLAKAGRTDADIDWLIPHQANIRIMQGTAKKLKLPLAKLVVTVDEHGNTSAASIPLALDAAVRSGKVKKGDTLMLEGVGGGFTWGAVLLDF
- a CDS encoding sigma-E factor negative regulatory protein, whose translation is MENMDKREMVSALADGQLAGEAFARGVEIASTDEAAREAWHAYHLIGDVLRSSDLAHCAPSDGFLARLQERLREEPAAAFQAAALVAAAPRATEAANDGSFRWKVVAGAASFAAVSAIAWTLIGTAPGRQEGAQLAASRAAGGTVLTSSERGVMIRDPRLDEFMAAHRQLGGATLVAPAGYLRNATFDTPAR
- a CDS encoding MucB/RseB C-terminal domain-containing protein, which translates into the protein MPTTLPTKRSFARGLVAVGLGFGFGFVNAQPAPPASAQLKDRTVSEWLVRMHEASKIRSYVGTFVVSSIGGGMSSARIWHAYEGEVQVERVEALTGAPRSVFRRNEQVVTFFPEAHVVRTEKRESLGLFTNLLKSTESAIPEYYVARRVGGDRVAGFEADVVQLAPRDNLRFGYRIWSERRSGLVVKLQTVDGDGNVLEQSAFSELALDTPVRADKLTQMMAATQGWRIESLDVSKTTAEGEGWQLPAPPPGFKPISCYKRPVAGQPAPQGAMQWVFSDGLAAVSLFIEPYDARRHVQEGLFASGATQTLTRRVQDWWLTAVGEVPPATLRAFAQGLERRR
- the fabF gene encoding beta-ketoacyl-ACP synthase II; this translates as MVRRRVVVTGLGCVSPVGNTVAESWSNLLAGKPGIDFITQFDAANFACKFAGEVKGFNVADYIPEKEARHMDRFIHLGLAASFQAVADSGLPTGDALKPELAERIGCNVGAGIGGLPMIEETHAELVNRGPRRISPFFVPASIINMISGHVSIKYGFKGPNLSVVTACTTGLHAIGLGARLIECGDADVMVAGGAESTVSPLGIGGFAAARALSTRNDDPKTASRPWDKDRDGFVLGEGGGVMVLEELEHAKARGAKIYAELVGFGMSGDAYHMTAPDVDGPRRSMVNAMRNAGVNPDQVHYLNAHGTSTPLGDINETNAIKAAFGADAAKKLVVNSTKSMTGHLLGGAGGIESVFTVLAVHHQKSPPTINIFNQDPECDLDYCANTARDVKIDYALKNNFGFGGTNGTLVFKRFQ
- the acpP gene encoding acyl carrier protein produces the protein MSDIEARVKKIIAEQLGVEESQVTNEKSFVADLGADSLDTVELVMALEDEFGIEIPDEDAEKITTVQNAIDYANAHQKA